A genomic segment from Bradyrhizobium sp. ISRA430 encodes:
- the rsmA gene encoding 16S rRNA (adenine(1518)-N(6)/adenine(1519)-N(6))-dimethyltransferase RsmA: MSAIDDLPPLREVIRQHALSARKSLGQNFLLDLNLTARIARAAAPLEEATIVEIGPGPGGLTRALLALGAARVISIEHDERALPALADISARYPGRLEIVHGDAMTFDPRPLLDGAKAKIVANLPYNIATQLLINWLTIEPWPPWYEMMVLMFQREVGERIVARENEEAYGRLGVLANWRAETKILFDISPAAFVPPPKVTSSVVRLVPRENPLPCDRRLLEQVAAAAFGQRRKMLRQSLKSLGADPARLASAAGIDATRRAETVPISGFVAMARELADIRSDA, encoded by the coding sequence ATGAGCGCGATCGACGACCTCCCGCCGCTTCGCGAGGTCATTCGCCAGCATGCCCTGTCGGCTCGCAAATCGCTCGGCCAGAACTTCCTCCTCGACCTCAATCTGACCGCGCGCATCGCGCGTGCGGCCGCGCCGCTGGAAGAGGCGACCATCGTCGAGATCGGCCCAGGCCCGGGCGGGCTGACGCGCGCCCTGCTCGCGCTCGGCGCCGCCCGCGTCATCTCAATCGAGCATGACGAGCGCGCGCTCCCGGCGCTTGCAGATATCTCCGCACGCTATCCCGGCCGGCTCGAGATCGTGCATGGCGATGCCATGACCTTCGACCCGCGGCCGCTGCTCGATGGCGCCAAGGCCAAGATCGTCGCCAACCTGCCGTACAACATTGCGACCCAGCTCCTGATCAACTGGCTCACGATCGAGCCCTGGCCGCCCTGGTACGAGATGATGGTGTTGATGTTCCAGCGCGAGGTTGGCGAACGCATCGTCGCGCGCGAGAACGAGGAGGCCTATGGCCGCCTCGGCGTGCTCGCCAACTGGCGCGCGGAGACGAAGATCCTGTTCGACATCTCGCCCGCGGCCTTCGTGCCGCCGCCGAAGGTCACCTCCTCTGTCGTACGCCTCGTACCGCGCGAAAATCCCTTGCCTTGCGATCGCCGGCTGCTCGAGCAAGTCGCGGCCGCGGCGTTCGGGCAGCGCCGCAAGATGCTGCGTCAAAGCCTGAAATCGCTCGGGGCCGATCCGGCGCGGCTCGCGAGCGCCGCCGGCATCGATGCGACGCGGCGCGCGGAGACCGTTCCGATCTCGGGCTTTGTTGCCATGGCCCGTGAATTGGCCGATATACGCAGCGACGCCTGA
- a CDS encoding alcohol dehydrogenase, with the protein MALMRRQSLVKFDAPLCETIIDTPKPQGREVLVRIERCGLCHSDLHIQDGYADLGGGKKLDTTRGMTLPFTLGHEIAGVVEEVGPDVPAGLVGAKKAVFPWIGCGQCRDCQNGDENLCAKQRFLGVSIDGGFASHVLVPDAKYLLDYDPLPVNQAATLMCSGVTAYGALKRLVDRPRQRNLLLIGLGGVGMMGLSFAQAMFKQPITVADLSPAARETALKNGAAVAYDPAEPDVIKRILKETDGGFDEIVDFAGNEKSMAFAVAVAARGGKIVVSGLMGGQFTLPMVQWVYKRMTIEGFMVGTLTEAHELMALARAGKIKPTPMREEPMADVQKWIDSLRAGKVVGRIVLKN; encoded by the coding sequence ATGGCGCTGATGCGTCGGCAGTCCCTGGTCAAGTTCGATGCGCCGCTGTGCGAGACCATCATCGACACGCCCAAGCCGCAAGGCCGCGAGGTGCTGGTGCGCATCGAACGTTGCGGCCTCTGTCATTCCGACCTGCACATCCAGGACGGCTACGCCGATCTCGGCGGCGGCAAGAAGCTCGACACCACGCGCGGCATGACGCTGCCCTTCACGCTCGGCCACGAGATCGCCGGCGTCGTCGAGGAAGTCGGTCCCGACGTGCCAGCCGGCCTCGTCGGCGCGAAGAAGGCGGTGTTTCCGTGGATCGGCTGCGGCCAGTGCCGCGACTGCCAGAACGGCGACGAGAACCTCTGCGCCAAGCAGCGCTTCCTCGGCGTCTCCATCGACGGCGGCTTTGCCAGCCACGTGCTGGTGCCCGACGCAAAATACCTGCTCGATTACGATCCCCTGCCGGTCAACCAGGCCGCGACGCTGATGTGCTCGGGCGTGACCGCCTACGGCGCGCTCAAGCGCCTGGTCGACCGCCCGCGCCAGCGCAACCTCTTGCTGATCGGTCTCGGCGGCGTCGGCATGATGGGCCTATCGTTCGCGCAGGCCATGTTCAAGCAGCCGATCACGGTCGCCGATCTCAGCCCGGCTGCGCGCGAGACCGCGCTGAAGAACGGCGCGGCGGTCGCCTACGATCCGGCCGAACCCGACGTCATCAAGCGCATCCTGAAGGAGACCGACGGCGGCTTCGACGAGATCGTCGATTTTGCCGGCAACGAGAAGTCGATGGCGTTCGCGGTTGCTGTCGCCGCGCGCGGCGGCAAGATCGTGGTGTCCGGCCTGATGGGCGGCCAGTTTACGCTGCCGATGGTGCAATGGGTCTACAAGCGCATGACCATCGAAGGCTTCATGGTCGGCACGCTCACTGAGGCCCACGAGCTGATGGCGCTCGCGCGTGCCGGCAAGATCAAGCCGACACCGATGCGCGAAGAGCCGATGGCCGACGTCCAGAAGTGGATCGACAGCTTGCGCGCCGGCAAGGTGGTCGGCCGCATCGTGCTGAAGAACTGA
- a CDS encoding class I SAM-dependent methyltransferase, with product MAQNIYDNSEFFAGYSQLARSVCGLDGAPEWPSIRALLPDLHGKRVIDLGCGFGWFARWARQHGAESVLGLDVSERMIARATASTDDENIRYVIADLERVELPEAEFDLAYSSLALHYIEDFARLIGHVHRSLRPGGRFIFSIEHPIYMAPMRPGWSVDEDGCRTWPINRYSVEGSRSTDWFAKGVLKQHRTIGTTLNTLIGAGFVVRHVQEWAPTAEQLAVQPDLADEVERPMMLIVSAQR from the coding sequence ATGGCGCAGAACATCTACGACAATTCTGAGTTCTTTGCCGGGTATAGCCAGCTTGCGCGTTCGGTCTGCGGGCTTGATGGTGCGCCGGAGTGGCCGTCCATCCGCGCGCTGCTGCCTGATCTTCACGGCAAGCGTGTCATTGACCTTGGCTGTGGTTTTGGTTGGTTTGCCCGTTGGGCAAGGCAACATGGAGCAGAGTCCGTGCTGGGGCTCGATGTCTCCGAACGCATGATCGCACGTGCCACGGCATCGACTGATGATGAGAATATTCGCTATGTCATCGCCGATCTGGAACGGGTGGAATTGCCCGAAGCAGAGTTTGACTTGGCGTATAGCTCGCTCGCTCTTCACTACATCGAGGATTTCGCAAGATTGATCGGTCACGTGCACCGGTCGCTGCGCCCCGGCGGACGCTTCATTTTCAGCATAGAGCATCCGATCTATATGGCCCCGATGCGGCCTGGCTGGTCGGTCGATGAAGACGGCTGCAGGACCTGGCCCATCAACCGCTATTCCGTCGAAGGATCTCGGAGCACGGATTGGTTCGCAAAGGGTGTGCTGAAACAGCATCGCACGATCGGAACGACATTGAACACGTTGATAGGCGCAGGGTTCGTGGTGCGCCACGTTCAGGAGTGGGCGCCCACCGCTGAACAGCTCGCTGTCCAGCCGGATCTGGCGGACGAAGTCGAGCGCCCAATGATGCTTATTGTGTCAGCTCAGCGGTAG
- a CDS encoding NADP-dependent oxidoreductase, translating into MLAWRVHEFGPPEVMKLERIARPEAALGQVLIRVHAAGVGPWDGWIRAGKSALPQPLPLTLGSDLSGTVVALGSDVSGLAVGDQVFGVTNTQFLGAYAEYAVASAGMLAKKPRSLSYAEAASVPVVAVTAWQGLFDHARLEAGQTVVIHGAAGSVGAYAVQLARRARLRSVATVGAKDVDYVRSLGADKVLDYHTQRFEDEVKDADAVFDLVGGETQLRSFGVLRRGGKLISAVSQPDQHRAKDHGVTAAFFLVEVTTARLCTIAELIDRGELKARVGAVLPLTSARDVHMMLEGQRPLPKGKIVLNLEGEVTAPV; encoded by the coding sequence ATGTTGGCATGGCGCGTCCATGAGTTTGGACCGCCGGAGGTGATGAAGCTGGAGAGGATCGCCCGCCCAGAGGCTGCTTTGGGGCAGGTCCTGATCCGTGTTCACGCAGCAGGAGTCGGTCCCTGGGATGGCTGGATCAGGGCCGGCAAGAGCGCCTTGCCGCAGCCTCTTCCTCTTACGCTCGGCTCCGATTTGTCCGGAACGGTCGTGGCCTTGGGGTCCGACGTTTCCGGATTGGCTGTCGGAGATCAAGTTTTCGGTGTGACTAACACTCAGTTCCTGGGCGCCTACGCGGAATATGCCGTGGCCTCCGCCGGGATGCTCGCGAAGAAGCCGAGGTCGCTGAGCTATGCCGAAGCGGCTTCCGTTCCCGTCGTCGCCGTTACGGCGTGGCAGGGTCTATTCGACCATGCTCGCCTCGAAGCCGGTCAGACGGTCGTCATTCACGGAGCTGCGGGGAGCGTGGGCGCCTACGCAGTTCAGCTCGCTCGTCGCGCTCGCCTGCGTTCGGTCGCCACGGTGGGAGCGAAGGATGTCGATTACGTTCGCTCACTCGGTGCCGACAAGGTGCTGGACTATCATACCCAACGGTTCGAGGATGAGGTGAAGGATGCCGACGCGGTGTTCGATCTGGTCGGGGGCGAAACGCAATTGCGTTCCTTTGGGGTTCTTCGCCGGGGTGGCAAGCTGATCTCTGCCGTGTCCCAGCCTGATCAACATCGCGCAAAGGACCATGGTGTCACAGCGGCATTCTTCTTGGTGGAAGTCACCACTGCGCGGCTGTGCACGATCGCCGAACTCATTGATCGCGGCGAACTGAAGGCGCGTGTGGGTGCAGTCCTCCCTCTCACCAGTGCGCGAGATGTGCACATGATGCTGGAAGGTCAAAGACCGCTTCCGAAAGGGAAGATAGTTCTCAATCTAGAGGGCGAAGTCACGGCGCCTGTGTGA
- a CDS encoding HD domain-containing protein, with translation MTDLISGVKIPDSKIAREAAELVRQHETEMLFNHSVRVFIFGAMKGLRQNLKFDSELLYIAALFHDLGLVDPYHTEAKRFEVDGADAAREFLRSHGIPEPKADLVWEAIALHTTPGIPQYMRPEIALTNAGVLVDVVGIGYDDYTPEQRERVIAAFPRGDFKNEFIRVQTCSALRKPQTTYGTVNVDYIEDHDPAFRKPNACTRIRNTPWHS, from the coding sequence ATGACCGACTTGATTTCCGGCGTCAAAATTCCAGACAGCAAGATCGCCCGGGAGGCCGCCGAATTGGTGCGGCAACACGAAACTGAGATGTTGTTCAATCACTCGGTCCGCGTGTTCATATTCGGCGCGATGAAGGGACTCCGCCAGAACCTGAAATTTGACTCTGAGCTGTTGTATATTGCTGCACTCTTTCACGACCTCGGCCTTGTCGACCCTTATCATACCGAGGCCAAGCGTTTCGAAGTCGACGGCGCCGATGCGGCGCGAGAATTTCTCAGAAGCCATGGCATCCCTGAACCGAAAGCGGATCTGGTGTGGGAAGCGATCGCGCTACATACCACGCCGGGCATCCCCCAATACATGCGGCCGGAAATCGCGCTCACGAACGCGGGTGTTCTGGTGGACGTGGTCGGGATTGGCTACGACGACTATACGCCCGAGCAACGCGAGCGGGTCATTGCTGCGTTTCCGCGCGGTGATTTCAAGAATGAGTTCATTCGGGTTCAGACGTGTTCGGCGCTGAGGAAGCCTCAGACCACATACGGCACAGTTAACGTCGATTATATCGAAGATCACGACCCCGCATTTCGCAAGCCAAACGCTTGCACTCGAATCCGCAATACTCCATGGCATAGCTGA
- the gmk gene encoding guanylate kinase yields the protein MTTGGHGTDGVERRGLMFVLSSPSGAGKTTLSRLLIERMPGLRMSVSATTRAMRPGEVDGRDYLFVDKPRFEAMVKGDELLEWATVFDNRYGTPRGPVEAALSAGQDVLFDIDWQGTQQLREKARADVVSVFILPPSAADLEKRLHSRAQDSDEVIRKRMSRASHEMSHWAEYDYIVINHDVDEAFAEVQSILKAERLKRERRVGLVGFVRSLQGQLQG from the coding sequence ATGACGACGGGCGGTCACGGAACTGATGGTGTCGAGCGGCGCGGGCTGATGTTCGTGCTGTCCTCGCCGTCAGGCGCGGGCAAGACGACGCTGTCGCGGTTGTTGATCGAGCGGATGCCGGGATTGAGAATGTCGGTCTCCGCGACGACGCGGGCGATGCGGCCCGGCGAGGTCGACGGCCGCGACTATCTGTTCGTCGACAAGCCCAGGTTCGAAGCGATGGTGAAGGGCGACGAGCTTCTGGAATGGGCGACAGTGTTCGACAACCGCTACGGCACGCCGCGCGGCCCGGTCGAGGCGGCGCTGTCGGCGGGACAGGACGTGCTGTTCGACATCGACTGGCAGGGCACGCAGCAACTGCGCGAGAAGGCGCGCGCCGACGTGGTCAGCGTTTTCATCCTGCCGCCCTCGGCGGCCGATCTCGAGAAACGCCTACACTCGCGCGCGCAGGATTCGGACGAGGTCATCCGCAAGCGGATGAGCCGCGCCAGCCACGAGATGAGCCACTGGGCTGAGTACGATTACATCGTCATCAACCACGACGTCGATGAGGCCTTCGCCGAGGTGCAGTCGATCCTGAAGGCCGAGCGCCTCAAGCGCGAGCGGCGCGTTGGCCTCGTCGGTTTTGTGCGAAGTCTGCAAGGTCAGCTTCAGGGCTAG
- a CDS encoding YicC/YloC family endoribonuclease, whose amino-acid sequence MALSSMTGFARSHGASGPYTFEWELKSVNAKGFDLRVRLPQGFDELEAHAKKRAGEVLSRGTVYANLNVKRTNAEASVRINEDVLAAVLKAAAQIAGKVDAVAPSIDGLLAIKGVIEVAEPEGDEDEDKAARIAAAEAFDKALADLAEMRKREGTSLGQILTQRVDEIEALAKQAEAAPGRKPDAIKAKLAEQIAALLDTSDRFDADRLMQEAILIATKADIREELDRIASHVAQARELIGKGGPIGRKLDFLAQEFHREVNTCCSKSNDIELTNTGLAMKNVVEQFREQVQNLE is encoded by the coding sequence ATGGCGCTGTCGTCCATGACCGGCTTTGCCCGAAGCCACGGCGCAAGCGGGCCGTATACGTTCGAATGGGAATTGAAGTCGGTGAACGCCAAGGGGTTTGACCTGCGGGTACGGCTGCCGCAGGGGTTCGACGAACTCGAGGCCCATGCCAAGAAGCGCGCGGGCGAGGTGCTCTCGCGCGGCACCGTCTACGCCAATCTCAACGTCAAGCGCACCAACGCCGAGGCCTCCGTCCGCATCAATGAGGACGTGCTCGCCGCCGTGCTGAAGGCCGCCGCCCAGATCGCCGGCAAGGTCGACGCGGTAGCGCCGAGCATAGACGGCCTCCTAGCCATCAAGGGCGTGATCGAGGTCGCCGAGCCCGAAGGCGACGAGGACGAGGACAAGGCGGCGCGCATTGCGGCGGCCGAGGCCTTCGACAAGGCGCTCGCCGATCTCGCCGAGATGCGCAAGCGCGAGGGCACCTCACTCGGGCAGATCCTGACTCAGCGCGTGGATGAGATCGAAGCGCTGGCGAAGCAGGCGGAGGCCGCGCCTGGCCGCAAGCCGGACGCGATCAAGGCCAAGCTTGCCGAGCAGATTGCGGCGCTGCTCGACACCTCCGATCGATTCGATGCCGACCGCCTGATGCAGGAAGCGATCCTGATCGCGACCAAGGCCGACATACGCGAGGAGCTCGACCGCATCGCCTCTCACGTCGCGCAGGCGCGCGAACTCATCGGCAAGGGCGGCCCGATCGGGCGCAAGCTCGATTTCCTGGCCCAGGAGTTCCACCGCGAGGTCAACACCTGCTGCTCGAAGTCGAACGATATCGAGCTGACCAACACGGGACTCGCCATGAAGAACGTGGTCGAGCAGTTCCGCGAGCAGGTCCAGAATCTGGAGTGA
- the mltG gene encoding endolytic transglycosylase MltG yields the protein MSERPPISPRSPRAALEPEQVPPPPKRSDRARNPFVVVGNAIITLLLISMLGAGAVYYYGRQVLEAPGPLQEDKIVNIPSRAGKRDIADTLNREGVTDVNPWVFIASVAALKASSDLKPGEYSFQKNASLRDVIATIVEGKVVQHAVTIPEGLTSEQIVARLSDNDIFTGGVRELPREGTLLPETYKFPRGTTREQVIQRMQQAHKRVLAEIWERRSQDLPVKTPEQLVTLASIVEKETGKPDERSRVAAVFVNRLKQKIKLQSDPTIIYGLVGGKGTLGRPIKRSEITQPSPYNTYVIDGLPPGPISNPGRASLEAAANPARTRDLYFVADGSGGHAFTETYDAHQKNVAKLRAMEKQIQNDTVEPADDAQAPAAGAPADTPTATTPPKPTQQKKPPARPANPAPARQGSVWPASPPVVQR from the coding sequence ATGAGTGAAAGGCCGCCCATTTCGCCCCGGAGCCCGCGGGCCGCGCTGGAGCCCGAGCAGGTCCCGCCGCCGCCGAAGCGATCGGACCGGGCGCGCAACCCCTTCGTGGTGGTCGGCAATGCCATCATCACCCTCCTGCTGATCAGCATGCTGGGCGCCGGCGCCGTCTATTACTACGGCCGCCAGGTGCTGGAGGCGCCGGGACCACTCCAGGAAGACAAGATCGTCAACATTCCCTCACGCGCCGGCAAGCGCGACATTGCGGACACGCTGAACAGGGAAGGCGTCACCGACGTCAATCCCTGGGTGTTCATCGCCAGCGTAGCAGCGCTGAAGGCGAGCTCGGATCTGAAGCCGGGTGAATATTCGTTCCAGAAGAACGCCTCCTTGCGCGACGTGATCGCCACCATCGTCGAGGGCAAGGTGGTGCAGCATGCCGTCACGATTCCGGAAGGCCTGACCTCCGAGCAGATCGTGGCGCGGCTCTCCGACAACGACATCTTCACCGGCGGTGTGCGCGAGCTGCCGCGCGAAGGCACGCTGCTGCCTGAGACCTACAAGTTCCCGCGCGGGACCACGCGCGAGCAAGTGATCCAGCGCATGCAGCAGGCGCACAAGCGCGTGCTCGCCGAGATCTGGGAGCGCCGCAGCCAGGATCTTCCGGTCAAGACGCCGGAACAGCTCGTGACGCTCGCCTCGATTGTAGAGAAGGAGACCGGCAAGCCGGACGAGCGCAGCCGCGTTGCCGCCGTGTTCGTCAACCGGCTCAAGCAGAAGATTAAGCTGCAGTCCGATCCCACGATCATCTACGGCCTCGTCGGCGGCAAGGGCACGCTCGGTCGCCCGATCAAGCGCAGCGAGATCACGCAGCCCTCGCCCTACAACACCTACGTGATCGACGGCCTGCCGCCGGGCCCGATCTCCAATCCCGGCCGCGCCTCGCTCGAGGCCGCCGCCAATCCGGCGCGCACCCGCGATCTCTATTTCGTCGCCGACGGTTCCGGCGGGCACGCCTTCACCGAGACCTACGACGCGCATCAGAAGAACGTTGCGAAGCTGCGCGCGATGGAGAAGCAGATCCAGAACGACACGGTCGAGCCGGCCGACGATGCGCAGGCGCCTGCCGCCGGAGCGCCCGCCGACACCCCGACCGCGACCACGCCGCCCAAGCCGACCCAGCAGAAAAAGCCGCCGGCGCGGCCCGCAAATCCCGCGCCTGCGCGGCAGGGCTCGGTGTGGCCCGCTTCGCCGCCGGTGGTCCAGCGCTAG
- the fabF gene encoding beta-ketoacyl-ACP synthase II, with protein MRRVVVTGLGMVTPLGCGVEPTWKRILNGESGARRIESFDVSDLQTKIACVVPRGDGSGGSFNADQWMEPKDQRKVDDFIIFGMAAAKQALDDANWHPESEEDKCATGTMIGSGIGGLNGIADTAILLKERGPRRVSPFFIPGRLINLASGYVSIEHGLKGPNHSVVTACSTGAHAIGDAARLIALGDADVMVAGGAESPISRIGIAGFNAARALSTGFNETPEKASRPYDKDRDGFVMGEGAGVVVLEELEHARRRGAKIYAEVIGYGLSGDAYHITSPSPDGDGGFRSMSAALKRAGLSPSDLDYINAHGTSTPLGDEIELGAVERLLGNAASKVAMSSTKSSTGHLLGAAGAIEAIFAILAIRDNVAPPTINLDHPSVQTAIDLVPRTAKKREINVALSNSFGFGGTNASVIVRRLAH; from the coding sequence ATGAGGCGGGTTGTCGTCACGGGCCTCGGCATGGTTACGCCACTCGGCTGTGGCGTCGAGCCGACCTGGAAGCGCATCCTCAACGGCGAGAGTGGTGCGCGCCGGATCGAGAGCTTCGACGTCTCGGATCTCCAGACCAAGATCGCCTGCGTCGTGCCGCGCGGCGACGGCTCTGGCGGCAGCTTCAATGCCGACCAGTGGATGGAGCCGAAGGACCAGCGCAAGGTCGACGACTTCATCATCTTCGGCATGGCGGCCGCCAAGCAGGCGCTCGACGACGCCAACTGGCATCCGGAGTCCGAAGAGGACAAGTGCGCGACCGGGACCATGATCGGATCGGGCATCGGCGGCCTCAACGGCATCGCCGACACCGCTATCCTCCTGAAGGAGCGCGGGCCGCGCCGGGTGTCGCCTTTCTTCATTCCCGGCCGCCTGATCAATCTCGCCTCCGGCTATGTCTCGATCGAGCATGGGCTGAAGGGACCGAACCATTCCGTGGTGACGGCCTGCTCAACCGGCGCACACGCGATCGGCGATGCCGCCCGCCTGATCGCGCTCGGCGATGCCGACGTCATGGTCGCCGGCGGTGCCGAATCGCCGATCAGCCGCATCGGTATTGCCGGCTTCAACGCCGCGCGTGCGCTGTCGACCGGATTCAACGAGACGCCCGAGAAGGCCTCGCGTCCCTATGACAAGGATCGCGACGGTTTCGTGATGGGTGAGGGCGCCGGCGTCGTGGTCCTTGAGGAGCTCGAGCACGCCAGGCGTCGTGGCGCCAAGATCTATGCCGAAGTGATCGGCTACGGCCTGTCGGGCGATGCCTATCACATCACGTCGCCGTCACCCGATGGCGATGGCGGCTTCCGCAGCATGTCGGCGGCGCTCAAGCGCGCAGGCCTTTCGCCGTCCGATCTCGACTACATCAACGCGCACGGCACCTCGACGCCGCTTGGCGACGAGATCGAGCTCGGCGCGGTGGAGCGGCTGCTCGGCAACGCCGCGTCCAAGGTCGCGATGTCCTCGACCAAATCGTCGACGGGCCATCTCCTCGGTGCGGCCGGCGCGATCGAGGCGATCTTCGCGATCCTGGCGATTCGCGATAATGTCGCGCCGCCGACCATCAACCTGGACCATCCGTCGGTCCAGACCGCGATCGATCTCGTGCCGCGCACGGCGAAGAAGCGCGAGATCAATGTCGCGTTGTCGAATTCTTTTGGTTTTGGCGGTACCAATGCGTCGGTGATCGTCCGCCGACTGGCTCATTAG
- a CDS encoding acyl carrier protein, with product MSDIGERVKKIVVEHLGVEPEKVVDNASFIDDLGADSLDTVELVMAFEEEFGCEIPDDAAETILTVGDATKFLEKNAKS from the coding sequence ATGAGTGACATTGGCGAGCGGGTTAAGAAGATCGTGGTCGAACACCTTGGTGTTGAACCCGAGAAGGTTGTCGACAACGCGAGCTTCATCGACGACCTCGGCGCCGACAGTCTGGACACCGTCGAGCTGGTGATGGCGTTCGAAGAAGAATTCGGTTGCGAGATTCCGGACGACGCCGCGGAGACGATTCTCACCGTCGGCGACGCCACCAAGTTTCTCGAGAAGAACGCGAAGAGCTAA
- the fabG gene encoding 3-oxoacyl-[acyl-carrier-protein] reductase — MFDLTGRKALVTGATGGIGGAIAQALHAQGATVAISGTRKEVLDELAGKLGERTHVLPCNLSKADEVEALVPAAEQAMGQVDILIANAGITRDNLFVQLRDEDWDEVINVNLTATFRLARAATKLMMRKRFGRIIAITSVVGVTGNPGQGNYTASKAGLIGMIKTLGAEYAKRGVTANCIAPGFIKTPMTDALNDKQRETILTKVPAARLGTPEDIAAAAVYLSSNEAAYVTGQTIHVNGGMAMI, encoded by the coding sequence ATGTTCGATCTGACTGGCAGGAAGGCGCTCGTCACCGGCGCGACCGGCGGCATCGGCGGCGCGATCGCGCAGGCCCTGCACGCGCAAGGTGCCACGGTCGCCATTTCTGGAACGCGGAAGGAAGTGCTGGATGAGCTTGCGGGCAAGCTCGGCGAGCGCACCCACGTGCTGCCCTGCAATCTATCCAAGGCCGACGAGGTCGAGGCGCTGGTGCCTGCTGCCGAGCAGGCGATGGGGCAGGTCGACATTCTCATCGCCAATGCCGGCATCACCCGCGACAATCTCTTCGTCCAACTCCGCGACGAGGACTGGGACGAGGTCATCAACGTCAACCTGACCGCGACGTTCCGACTCGCGCGCGCCGCCACCAAACTGATGATGCGTAAGCGCTTCGGTCGCATCATCGCCATTACCTCAGTGGTCGGCGTCACCGGCAATCCCGGGCAGGGCAATTACACCGCGTCGAAGGCCGGCCTGATCGGCATGATCAAGACGCTCGGGGCCGAGTACGCCAAGCGCGGGGTCACCGCGAACTGCATCGCGCCCGGCTTCATCAAGACACCGATGACGGATGCGCTGAACGACAAGCAGCGCGAGACGATTCTGACCAAGGTTCCGGCCGCGCGCCTGGGCACGCCCGAGGACATCGCGGCGGCCGCCGTGTACCTGAGTTCGAACGAAGCAGCCTATGTCACCGGCCAGACCATCCACGTCAACGGCGGCATGGCCATGATCTGA
- the fabD gene encoding ACP S-malonyltransferase has product MTAAFTFPGQGSQAVGMGKALADAFPAARAVFDEVDAALGEKLTATIWDGPAETLQLTENAQPALMAVSVATLRVLESEAGFSVGRDATFVAGHSLGEYSALAAAGSLTISDTARLLRTRGLAMQKAVPVGVGAMAALLGLDYEAAMEVANEAAQGQVCQAANDNGGGQVVVSGDKTAVDRAVEIAKGKGAKRAMLLPVSAPFHCKLMQPAADAMAEALSKVTIKAPAAPLVSNVLASAITDPDEIRRRLVEQVTGTVRWRESVAYMAGQGVTRFFEIGAGKVLTGLVKRIADGAVGVAVGGPNDIAAAKDALAAAKQA; this is encoded by the coding sequence ATGACGGCAGCATTCACATTTCCGGGGCAGGGGTCCCAGGCGGTCGGCATGGGCAAGGCCCTGGCCGACGCCTTTCCGGCGGCGCGCGCCGTGTTCGACGAGGTCGATGCGGCCCTCGGCGAGAAGCTGACGGCCACCATTTGGGATGGCCCGGCCGAAACCCTCCAACTCACCGAAAACGCCCAGCCGGCGCTGATGGCGGTCTCTGTCGCCACCCTGCGCGTGCTGGAGAGTGAGGCCGGTTTTTCCGTCGGGCGGGACGCAACCTTTGTTGCCGGCCACTCGCTCGGCGAATATTCGGCCTTGGCGGCGGCCGGCAGCCTGACGATTTCCGATACTGCGCGTCTTCTTCGCACTCGCGGTCTCGCAATGCAAAAAGCCGTCCCGGTCGGCGTAGGTGCCATGGCTGCGCTGCTCGGGCTCGATTATGAGGCCGCGATGGAAGTCGCCAACGAGGCGGCGCAGGGCCAGGTCTGCCAAGCGGCCAATGATAATGGCGGTGGGCAAGTAGTGGTCTCCGGCGACAAGACCGCGGTCGATCGCGCCGTCGAGATCGCCAAGGGCAAGGGCGCCAAGCGCGCGATGCTGCTGCCGGTATCCGCACCGTTCCACTGCAAGTTGATGCAGCCGGCAGCCGATGCCATGGCCGAGGCGCTATCGAAGGTGACGATCAAGGCGCCGGCGGCGCCACTGGTGTCGAACGTGCTGGCGAGCGCCATCACAGATCCCGACGAGATCCGCCGCCGCCTGGTCGAACAGGTCACCGGCACCGTGCGCTGGCGCGAGTCGGTTGCCTATATGGCAGGGCAGGGCGTCACCCGCTTCTTCGAGATCGGTGCGGGCAAGGTGCTCACCGGTCTCGTCAAGCGTATTGCGGACGGCGCCGTCGGGGTTGCGGTCGGCGGGCCGAACGACATTGCTGCTGCCAAGGATGCATTGGCCGCTGCGAAGCAGGCCTAG